In one window of Leifsonia sp. NPDC080035 DNA:
- a CDS encoding NAD-dependent epimerase/dehydratase family protein, producing MTDRVLVTGGSGFIGAHCVLALLTAGYEVRTTIRTPGRAADVRAQLAEGGLEDAGDRLTFAVADLTSDAGWADAVAGCRFVLHVASPFPAVQPKDPDELIVPARDGALRVLRAARDAGVERVVQTSSFAAIGYGHAPTDRPFTEEDWTDLESGRPVTPYARSKTIAERAAWAFAAAEGGGLELATVNPVSVLGPVLGPDYSSSVELVKLVREGRLRRLPDVWFGVVDVRDVADLHLLAMTRPEAAGQRFIATAGDAMSAPEVALLIRGHLGEAAGAGISTKLMPDWMLRAAAPFSRRVRGSLPEIGVRRNATSAKARSVLGWDPRSREEAVLATVDTLPPRLR from the coding sequence ATGACGGATCGTGTGCTCGTGACGGGTGGTTCCGGTTTCATCGGCGCGCATTGCGTGCTGGCGCTGCTGACGGCGGGCTACGAGGTGCGGACGACGATCCGCACACCGGGTCGTGCCGCCGACGTGCGTGCGCAGCTCGCCGAGGGAGGGCTCGAGGACGCGGGGGACCGGCTGACGTTCGCCGTGGCCGACCTCACCTCGGATGCGGGCTGGGCGGACGCCGTCGCCGGCTGCCGGTTCGTGCTGCACGTCGCATCCCCGTTCCCCGCCGTGCAGCCGAAGGACCCGGACGAGCTCATCGTGCCCGCCCGCGACGGGGCGCTGCGCGTGCTGCGGGCCGCGAGGGACGCCGGGGTCGAACGCGTGGTGCAGACCTCCTCCTTCGCCGCGATCGGCTACGGGCACGCGCCGACCGACCGGCCCTTCACCGAGGAGGACTGGACCGACCTGGAGAGCGGCCGCCCGGTCACGCCGTACGCCCGGTCGAAGACGATCGCCGAGCGTGCGGCCTGGGCCTTCGCGGCGGCGGAGGGTGGCGGACTGGAGCTGGCGACGGTCAACCCCGTCAGCGTCCTCGGCCCGGTCCTCGGGCCGGACTACTCCAGCTCCGTCGAGCTGGTCAAGCTGGTGCGGGAGGGGCGCCTCCGCCGGCTCCCCGACGTCTGGTTCGGCGTGGTCGACGTCCGCGACGTGGCCGATCTGCACCTGCTGGCGATGACGCGCCCCGAGGCGGCGGGGCAGCGCTTCATCGCGACGGCGGGGGACGCCATGAGCGCGCCGGAGGTGGCGCTGCTCATCCGAGGCCACCTCGGCGAGGCGGCCGGCGCGGGCATCAGCACCAAGCTCATGCCCGACTGGATGCTGCGGGCCGCGGCTCCGTTCAGCCGCCGCGTCCGCGGGTCGCTCCCCGAGATCGGCGTGCGCAGGAACGCCACCTCCGCCAAGGCGCGCTCGGTCCTCGGCTGGGACCCGCGCTCGCGCGAGGAGGCCGTCCTCGCGACCGTCGACACCCTCCCGCCGCGCCTCCGCTGA